The following are encoded together in the Syntrophorhabdus sp. genome:
- a CDS encoding glutaredoxin family protein: MGMTRVEGKDKGSLALYALSTCVWCKMMKGFLAKMGIGYDYVDVDTLADEEKAQTIAELKRWNPKCSFPSLVVNGEKCVIGFNEDTLRQALNL, translated from the coding sequence ATGGGAATGACCCGCGTGGAAGGCAAAGACAAGGGATCTCTCGCCCTTTACGCCCTCAGCACCTGCGTCTGGTGCAAAATGATGAAGGGATTCCTCGCCAAAATGGGGATCGGTTACGACTACGTCGACGTCGATACCCTGGCGGATGAAGAGAAGGCGCAAACGATCGCGGAACTCAAGCGGTGGAACCCGAAGTGTTCCTTTCCTTCCCTCGTCGTGAATGGCGAGAAGTGCGTCATCGGGTTCAACGAGGACACGCTGAGGCAGGCTCTCAACTTATGA
- a CDS encoding ferredoxin:glutaredoxin reductase: MNDGSAQDSKGADIFLEDLLARSQASGYHLNPDMGFVRALVQGLLTNVERYGYPACPCRLASGRQDDDNDILCPCDYRDADLAEHGSCFCALYVSRDVAEGRRPLGSIPERRPAEGSRRHDSEPAAGIVRPPLPVWRCRVCGYLCAREAPPETCPICKAGGDRFECFLSGGPG; this comes from the coding sequence ATGAATGACGGATCGGCGCAAGACTCGAAAGGGGCGGACATCTTCCTCGAAGATCTCCTGGCCCGATCGCAGGCATCCGGATACCATCTCAACCCCGACATGGGTTTTGTAAGGGCCCTCGTACAAGGGCTTTTAACCAATGTTGAAAGGTACGGCTACCCGGCCTGCCCCTGCCGGCTGGCCTCGGGCAGGCAAGATGATGACAACGACATCCTCTGTCCCTGTGACTACCGCGATGCGGACCTCGCCGAGCATGGTTCCTGTTTCTGCGCCCTTTACGTCTCGCGAGATGTGGCCGAGGGACGCCGCCCGCTTGGATCCATCCCGGAAAGAAGGCCCGCCGAAGGTTCCCGCCGCCATGACAGCGAGCCCGCCGCGGGAATCGTCCGGCCGCCCCTTCCCGTATGGCGGTGCAGGGTCTGCGGGTATCTCTGCGCCAGAGAGGCGCCCCCGGAAACATGCCCCATCTGCAAGGCAGGCGGGGACCGTTTCGAGTGTTTCCTTTCGGGAGGTCCGGGATGA